A genome region from Chryseobacterium sp. G0186 includes the following:
- a CDS encoding DUF3800 domain-containing protein, with amino-acid sequence MSKTFNLYCDESCHIENDHKNYMFLGSISTPYNQIRFHNENIKEIKARHYFYGEIKWSNVSKSQFHFYMDLIDYFFNTDLRFRCVGVEKSKINNQAFHQSYDDFYYKMYYYLLNHNINSLYSYNVYLDIKDTLSAFKVNKLKNILNTKYGVFRNVQNIRSHESLLMQMTDFIMGAVSYHNNDIEKKNISKLKIIEKIISHVGDSLMKTNYSDKFNLFFIELRK; translated from the coding sequence ATGAGTAAAACATTCAATTTATATTGTGACGAAAGTTGTCATATAGAAAATGATCATAAGAATTATATGTTTTTGGGTTCCATAAGCACTCCTTATAATCAAATAAGATTTCATAATGAAAACATTAAAGAAATTAAGGCAAGACATTATTTTTATGGTGAGATAAAATGGTCAAATGTTTCAAAGTCTCAATTCCATTTTTATATGGATCTCATAGATTATTTTTTCAACACAGACTTAAGATTTAGATGTGTTGGTGTTGAAAAATCTAAAATTAACAATCAGGCATTTCATCAATCATACGACGATTTTTATTATAAAATGTATTATTATTTGCTTAATCATAATATTAATAGTTTGTATTCTTATAACGTTTATTTGGATATAAAAGATACCTTAAGTGCTTTTAAAGTTAATAAGCTAAAAAATATCTTGAATACTAAATATGGAGTATTTAGAAATGTGCAGAATATTCGTTCACATGAAAGTTTGCTAATGCAGATGACTGATTTTATTATGGGGGCAGTTTCTTACCATAATAATGATATTGAAAAAAAGAATATTTCTAAATTAAAAATTATCGAAAAGATAATAAGCCATGTAGGAGATAGCCTAATGAAGACGAATTACTCAGATAAGTTTAATTTATTTTTTATAGAATTAAGAAAATAA
- a CDS encoding DUF2326 domain-containing protein, with protein MRLISVKANQQSFRPVEFKNRNGLNLIVAQQSEGQNSNENSFNGVGKSLLMAIIQFCLGSSTKKSFKKNLPGWEFFLEFEIDDKIYISSRTTLNQTSIKLNDESLKIKDFTNKLQELLFDIPQDQKSLSFRALLPFFYRPRRGSFLNYKNPNTLKSDYQILLTNTFLLGIDTLLVKEKYDLKSDKDRIKELLSQLNSDPLLKDFFIGERDSSLSIQDLSDKIDSLEIDLKKFSIAEDYYDIKKSADNIRRSTVKLQNEISLLENQKLNIQKSLESSPDISKEKIIKIYEESKISFSNELKKTLDELDNFYIQITKNRIKRLSNQKQDLIREIENKDSELKKLHIEFDKNLQYLNTHQALDVFINLTNKLSDLKSEKNQIENYQKLLKEYHSAKLDIDKKFIEATANTENYLNDVNDFIKGISDFFRALAKSFYPKALAGLSINNNEGENSIRFNLEARIESDSSDGISNVKIFCYDLTILLLGQNHNMNSIFHDSRILDGIDPRQISILFKVANQYITENNKQYIITMNQNHLDELAGQMSKEEYENIIEANICHIIGDDDPKNKLLGIQIDMEYEA; from the coding sequence ATGCGATTAATATCTGTTAAAGCAAATCAGCAATCATTTAGACCTGTTGAGTTTAAAAATAGAAATGGCCTAAATTTAATAGTTGCCCAGCAAAGTGAGGGACAAAATTCTAATGAAAATTCATTTAATGGCGTTGGTAAATCTCTTCTTATGGCAATAATCCAATTTTGTCTTGGATCTAGCACTAAAAAAAGTTTTAAAAAAAATCTACCCGGCTGGGAGTTTTTTTTAGAGTTTGAAATAGATGATAAAATTTATATTTCAAGTAGGACAACATTAAATCAAACATCAATTAAATTAAATGATGAAAGCTTAAAAATTAAGGATTTTACGAATAAATTACAAGAATTATTATTTGACATTCCTCAAGATCAAAAGAGTTTAAGTTTTAGGGCATTACTTCCTTTCTTTTATCGTCCTAGAAGAGGTTCATTTTTGAACTACAAGAATCCAAATACTCTTAAAAGTGATTACCAAATTTTATTAACAAATACTTTCCTCCTAGGCATTGATACTCTATTAGTTAAGGAAAAATATGATTTAAAAAGTGACAAAGATCGAATCAAAGAATTACTATCACAATTAAACTCAGACCCTTTATTAAAAGATTTCTTTATAGGAGAGAGAGATTCTTCATTATCTATTCAAGATCTATCTGACAAAATAGATAGTCTTGAAATTGATTTAAAAAAATTTAGTATTGCAGAAGATTACTATGACATTAAAAAGTCAGCTGACAATATAAGAAGATCTACTGTAAAACTTCAAAATGAAATTTCATTATTAGAAAATCAAAAATTAAATATTCAAAAAAGTCTTGAATCATCACCTGACATTAGTAAAGAGAAAATTATTAAAATCTATGAAGAATCAAAAATAAGTTTTAGTAATGAGCTAAAAAAAACTCTTGATGAACTTGATAATTTTTATATACAAATAACAAAAAATAGGATAAAAAGACTATCGAATCAAAAACAAGATTTAATAAGAGAAATCGAAAATAAAGATAGTGAGCTTAAAAAGTTACATATTGAATTTGATAAAAATTTGCAATATCTAAATACGCATCAGGCACTCGACGTATTTATTAATCTCACAAATAAGCTTTCGGATCTTAAGTCTGAAAAAAATCAAATTGAGAATTATCAAAAGCTATTAAAAGAATATCATAGCGCCAAATTAGACATTGATAAAAAATTCATTGAAGCTACGGCAAATACTGAAAACTATTTAAATGATGTAAATGATTTTATTAAAGGGATAAGTGATTTTTTTCGTGCGTTGGCAAAGTCCTTCTATCCTAAAGCATTAGCTGGGCTTTCAATAAATAATAATGAAGGAGAAAATTCTATAAGATTCAATCTTGAGGCAAGAATAGAATCAGATTCATCTGATGGTATTAGTAATGTCAAAATTTTTTGCTACGATCTTACAATTCTTTTACTAGGACAAAACCACAATATGAATAGCATTTTTCATGATAGTAGAATTCTTGATGGGATTGATCCCCGACAAATTTCTATACTATTCAAAGTTGCTAATCAATATATTACTGAAAATAATAAACAATATATTATTACTATGAATCAAAATCATCTGGATGAGCTTGCCGGGCAAATGTCAAAGGAAGAATATGAAAATATAATAGAAGCTAATATTTGCCACATAATTGGTGATGATGATCCTAAAAATAAGTTATTAGGAATACAGATAGATATGGAATATGAAGCATAA
- a CDS encoding ABC-three component system middle component 6, whose product MILPSKHLNFASSLLGLGSYILSKLTDKPLSIDELWDVYNEDMKNKKYFSAHSFDNLILALIFLYSINTIKETKGIIYKCD is encoded by the coding sequence ATGATACTACCTTCTAAACATTTAAATTTTGCGAGTTCGCTTTTAGGACTGGGAAGTTATATTTTATCAAAATTGACAGATAAGCCTTTGTCGATTGATGAATTGTGGGATGTTTATAATGAAGATATGAAAAATAAAAAATATTTTTCAGCACATTCGTTTGACAATCTTATACTAGCACTAATTTTTCTTTATAGTATAAATACAATTAAAGAAACTAAAGGAATAATTTACAAATGCGATTAA
- a CDS encoding ABC-three component system protein: MTSQQKAIARLFFKLKIYSSNGNEFEELFTSIMTYKFEGFQQIKPWGNIGDRKNDGYIKSNAAYYQVYAPEEITSSYPEVIKKTVRDYNGLKKHWSPINEYYFVVNDKFLGVNADCEIAISKLAADNNLANSSFITPKDLERFLFQLQEDEITMVVGFLPDINLDFLDYSILNEVISKIKKMPIKQHFETIEIPEWDKKIEFNRLSNTSKNQLNIGAQFLGTLNEYLSNDTFLAETIQKQLNGLYREVKHELQNLEKTDNFGDQVFYEIIKRCLPKDEQQYYLSVLSLIAKYFETCDVFENHN; the protein is encoded by the coding sequence ATGACAAGCCAACAAAAAGCTATTGCAAGGCTCTTTTTTAAATTAAAGATATATTCTTCGAACGGTAATGAATTTGAAGAATTGTTTACTTCCATCATGACATATAAATTTGAAGGTTTTCAACAGATTAAACCATGGGGCAATATTGGAGATCGAAAAAATGATGGATATATTAAAAGCAATGCAGCATACTATCAAGTCTATGCACCTGAAGAAATAACCTCCAGCTATCCAGAGGTTATAAAAAAAACGGTTCGTGATTATAATGGTTTAAAAAAGCACTGGAGCCCAATTAATGAATACTATTTTGTCGTTAATGACAAATTTTTAGGGGTAAATGCAGACTGTGAAATTGCTATCAGTAAATTAGCAGCAGATAATAATTTAGCAAATAGTAGTTTTATAACACCAAAAGATCTTGAAAGATTTTTATTTCAATTACAAGAAGATGAGATAACCATGGTTGTTGGATTTTTACCAGATATTAATCTTGATTTTTTAGATTATTCTATTTTAAATGAAGTAATCTCCAAAATAAAAAAAATGCCAATTAAACAACATTTTGAAACTATAGAAATTCCAGAATGGGATAAAAAAATTGAATTTAATAGACTTAGCAATACTTCTAAAAATCAACTCAATATAGGAGCTCAGTTTTTAGGGACATTAAATGAATATCTATCTAATGACACATTTTTGGCAGAAACAATCCAAAAACAACTAAATGGATTATATAGAGAGGTTAAACATGAATTACAAAATTTAGAAAAGACTGACAACTTTGGTGATCAAGTTTTCTATGAGATAATAAAAAGATGCCTTCCAAAAGATGAACAACAATATTATCTAAGTGTTCTATCTCTAATAGCAAAATATTTTGAAACATGTGATGTATTCGAAAATCATAATTAA
- a CDS encoding helix-turn-helix domain-containing protein yields MKKEFFSKALLNLHLILLQQKFIIQIFGALAEFEQNLISERTKTGLEGARKRKKLLGRPKGASEKCKEKYLFAKHLYDNKSIPIEKACKQAGISKSTFYRIDK; encoded by the coding sequence ATGAAAAAGGAGTTCTTTTCAAAAGCATTACTGAACTTGCATTTGATACTACTTCAGCAAAAATTTATCATTCAAATTTTTGGAGCATTAGCAGAGTTTGAGCAAAACTTAATTAGTGAAAGAACCAAAACGGGTCTAGAAGGTGCTAGAAAGAGAAAAAAACTTTTAGGAAGACCTAAAGGGGCAAGTGAAAAATGTAAAGAAAAGTATCTATTTGCTAAACACCTATATGATAATAAAAGTATCCCCATTGAAAAAGCCTGTAAACAGGCCGGTATAAGTAAGTCAACTTTTTACCGAATAGATAAGTAA
- a CDS encoding recombinase family protein, with translation MIVGYDRISTSEQNLSSQLDILKENGCEKIFTDIASGVREDRIGLNEMISYLRKDDIVFVYKTDRIFRSLKNMIELIEKLNEKGVLFKSITELAFDTTSAKIYHSNFWSISRV, from the coding sequence ATGATTGTAGGATATGATCGGATTTCAACTTCAGAACAAAACTTATCATCACAACTTGATATATTAAAAGAAAATGGATGTGAAAAAATTTTTACTGATATTGCAAGCGGTGTAAGAGAAGATAGAATTGGCCTAAATGAGATGATTTCTTATCTAAGAAAAGATGATATCGTATTTGTATATAAAACGGATCGCATTTTTCGCTCGCTCAAAAACATGATTGAGCTTATTGAAAAACTTAATGAAAAAGGAGTTCTTTTCAAAAGCATTACTGAACTTGCATTTGATACTACTTCAGCAAAAATTTATCATTCAAATTTTTGGAGCATTAGCAGAGTTTGA
- a CDS encoding ATP-binding cassette domain-containing protein, whose amino-acid sequence MKENIISYIGIKTNNLKNINIEIPKGCFWGIAGPSGSGKSSLAYGTIYAISQFEWDKISNNNSISIPNFIVDDYRNVVPTIALRQENFNVNPRSTIATFLKVDKDFRLLLASSNKVSPTMFSFNNPANYCSSCEGLGIEHSLSSEQMIDYSKSILNEPFLPWKKNYKQKILEKFADAHDISLTTKLADLKKEELQTLLYGKSQNKYKISYTISGKKRTREFVYVGLMTEMETLNEDRKHISNHKKILDYSTMNICSHCKGTRFSEKVLKYKYNGKSIGDMYLSEFSELLKFVCDSLFTEKNEDLKRLLGNIERTATAIITSNLGYLNLNRGIPTLSGGELQRIRLVNILNSQISGMLYIVDEPSSKLHVSEYNSILESLKNLRDNQNSVLVIEHNPYFLNRTEKVIYLGPGSGDKGGEIVTPNNKDIPLNYKPRKCKDFLELRNITRNNIQKLSVSIPLNCITGIYGPSGSGKSTLARCISENYKESEFVNQKPIRGSIVSTIASYSGIFDDIRNIFSKISGKESNFFSFMNEDGQCPNCNGKGLIKYGLDFGKTEIEIVCEDCEGKRFNDSVLDIKYQNFSIYDILVLTIDTIIKDELFIKNAILNNKLILLQKLGLGYLNLFRTTDSLSGGEAQRLKLTKFIGKKLKNKIFIFDEPLSGLSQWDAHNILQIFNELVINGATVIFIDHNILGIEFSDYILEMGPGKGKFGGKVTFAGNIVEFKSTEIFKLYNSMH is encoded by the coding sequence ATGAAGGAAAATATTATCAGCTATATAGGAATCAAGACTAACAATCTCAAAAATATTAATATAGAAATACCTAAGGGATGCTTTTGGGGGATTGCCGGACCAAGTGGTTCCGGAAAAAGTTCACTTGCATACGGGACCATTTATGCTATTTCACAATTTGAATGGGATAAAATTTCTAATAACAATTCAATTAGTATCCCAAATTTTATTGTGGATGATTATAGAAATGTTGTTCCCACAATAGCCTTAAGGCAGGAAAATTTTAATGTAAATCCACGGTCAACTATTGCTACCTTCCTAAAAGTTGACAAGGATTTTCGGTTGCTTCTTGCGTCATCGAATAAAGTTTCTCCTACAATGTTTTCTTTTAACAACCCTGCTAATTACTGCTCTTCCTGTGAAGGTTTAGGTATCGAACATTCCTTATCTTCTGAACAAATGATTGATTACAGCAAATCAATACTTAATGAGCCTTTTTTACCTTGGAAAAAAAACTATAAACAAAAGATTCTTGAAAAATTTGCTGATGCTCATGATATTTCTCTGACCACAAAATTGGCAGATTTAAAAAAAGAAGAATTGCAAACTCTTCTCTACGGTAAATCTCAAAATAAATATAAAATTTCTTACACTATATCAGGTAAAAAAAGAACTAGGGAATTTGTTTATGTAGGCTTGATGACAGAGATGGAAACTTTAAATGAAGATCGTAAACATATTTCAAATCATAAAAAAATTCTGGATTATTCGACAATGAATATTTGTAGCCATTGTAAGGGTACTCGTTTTTCAGAAAAAGTTCTCAAGTATAAGTACAATGGGAAAAGTATCGGTGATATGTATTTATCAGAATTTTCAGAATTACTAAAATTTGTTTGTGATTCTTTATTCACTGAAAAAAATGAAGATTTGAAACGCCTGCTTGGCAACATTGAACGAACAGCAACTGCTATTATTACTAGTAATTTGGGTTATCTTAATCTTAACAGAGGTATTCCTACTCTTTCTGGAGGAGAATTACAAAGAATAAGGCTTGTAAATATCCTAAACTCCCAAATTTCTGGAATGCTATATATAGTTGATGAGCCATCTTCTAAATTGCATGTTTCTGAATATAATTCTATTTTAGAATCTCTTAAGAATTTGAGAGATAATCAAAATTCGGTTCTTGTGATAGAACATAATCCATACTTTTTAAATCGAACTGAGAAAGTTATTTATTTAGGTCCCGGGTCTGGAGATAAAGGTGGAGAAATAGTTACTCCGAACAATAAAGATATACCATTGAACTATAAGCCTCGAAAATGCAAAGACTTTTTAGAACTTAGAAATATTACTAGAAATAATATACAAAAATTATCTGTTAGTATCCCGCTTAACTGCATAACCGGTATTTATGGACCTTCTGGTTCAGGTAAATCTACATTAGCAAGGTGTATTTCTGAAAACTATAAGGAATCTGAATTTGTAAATCAAAAGCCTATTCGAGGAAGTATTGTTTCAACAATAGCATCTTACAGTGGAATATTTGATGATATAAGAAATATTTTCAGTAAGATATCAGGAAAGGAAAGCAATTTTTTCAGCTTTATGAATGAGGATGGGCAGTGCCCCAATTGTAACGGAAAAGGTTTAATTAAGTATGGTTTGGATTTTGGAAAAACTGAAATTGAAATTGTATGTGAAGACTGTGAAGGCAAAAGATTTAATGATTCAGTTTTGGATATAAAGTATCAAAATTTTTCAATTTATGATATTTTAGTTTTAACAATTGATACAATTATTAAAGACGAACTTTTTATTAAAAATGCGATTCTAAATAATAAATTAATTTTACTACAAAAGCTAGGCTTAGGTTATTTAAATCTCTTCAGAACAACAGACAGTCTATCAGGTGGCGAAGCACAAAGGCTTAAACTTACTAAATTTATTGGGAAAAAGCTAAAGAATAAAATTTTTATTTTTGATGAGCCTCTGAGCGGACTTAGCCAATGGGATGCACATAATATTTTACAGATTTTTAATGAACTTGTAATCAACGGTGCAACTGTGATTTTTATTGATCATAACATCTTAGGGATAGAATTTTCAGACTATATCCTTGAGATGGGGCCTGGAAAAGGAAAGTTTGGAGGAAAGGTTACTTTTGCAGGAAATATTGTGGAATTTAAAAGTACAGAGATATTTAAGCTTTATAATTCCATGCACTAA
- a CDS encoding HesA/MoeB/ThiF family protein, giving the protein MAIVAKSEYIEFFLSNIRKSIVLKMDASISDLLLELDGSKTVSGWMAQKGFSSDEKDSLFELLSFLNTNSILIDNDIIYGEDYNTFPRIFNLLEDYFITKSQVQQAFNKIKQAKVMIVGLGSVGNWVTQSLLMSGVNHFVLVDPDKVDLSNIHRQVGFKEADTGKTKVSVMSNRLQEMRPEAEVICYEKWLDDDFFDNTNISDVDLIINCADYPTVDKTSMLIGEYCMKNKINHIIGGGYNLHQSLIGQVVKPGETACVECFRVHLDEINEIDTSNIYKLNNSTRKVGSFPPLSSLSASITANEAFKILTGLNNVVMDNSRTEFMMRELNFSNLLMNRRSDCNWCGHEGKYYQLYRNQD; this is encoded by the coding sequence GTGGCTATAGTAGCAAAAAGTGAATATATCGAATTCTTTTTGTCAAATATCAGAAAATCAATAGTTCTGAAAATGGATGCTTCAATCTCAGATCTGTTGTTAGAACTTGACGGCTCCAAAACTGTATCAGGATGGATGGCGCAAAAAGGGTTTAGTTCTGATGAAAAAGACAGTCTCTTTGAATTGTTGTCATTTTTAAACACGAACTCTATTCTTATTGATAATGATATTATTTACGGTGAGGATTACAATACATTTCCAAGAATATTTAATTTGTTAGAGGATTATTTCATAACGAAATCTCAGGTTCAGCAGGCTTTCAATAAAATAAAGCAGGCTAAAGTAATGATAGTGGGCTTAGGTTCAGTCGGAAATTGGGTAACTCAGTCACTTCTTATGTCTGGAGTAAACCATTTTGTTCTTGTCGATCCTGATAAAGTTGATTTAAGCAATATTCATCGTCAGGTTGGATTTAAAGAAGCTGATACAGGAAAAACCAAAGTTTCAGTAATGAGTAACCGGTTACAGGAAATGCGTCCAGAAGCAGAAGTCATTTGTTATGAAAAATGGCTTGATGATGATTTTTTTGACAATACAAATATTTCGGATGTAGATCTAATTATCAACTGTGCTGATTATCCTACTGTGGACAAAACAAGTATGCTGATTGGTGAATATTGTATGAAAAATAAGATTAATCATATCATTGGAGGAGGTTATAATCTGCACCAATCTTTGATTGGACAGGTCGTCAAACCTGGTGAAACTGCATGTGTGGAATGTTTTAGAGTTCATCTGGATGAAATTAATGAAATTGATACTTCTAACATTTATAAATTAAACAATTCAACACGAAAAGTAGGAAGTTTTCCTCCTTTGTCTTCACTTTCAGCTTCTATAACAGCTAATGAGGCTTTTAAAATACTGACAGGACTTAATAATGTGGTGATGGATAATTCAAGAACAGAATTTATGATGCGGGAGTTAAATTTTTCAAATCTATTAATGAATCGGAGATCCGATTGTAATTGGTGTGGCCATGAAGGAAAATATTATCAGCTATATAGGAATCAAGACTAA
- a CDS encoding HesA/MoeB/ThiF family protein: MIDPNYIYSINQSVDVYRIGDDILEFYFINSRRRVTLKVTLSVIDIISTLNEKDTILEICRKNSVEFSTDVEVFLNYLLEENIIYCVTRREKEKSILSDSDIKRYDRQLNYFDSVFQKPSYEIQKRLQNEVVLILGAGSMGSGIAIQLIMSGIRKLILVDKDEVTFDSLQRHFSFKISDVGRSKVDALKDYLKSIDNNLVCETYQELVDYDTSLDKWLDKSSFVINTLDEPYIGITSLKVGRVCYEKKIPMFVAGGFDAHLMSTGELVIPDKTPCVDCYTSYFSETLKDWKPQYNISAIPDTEILKNRFEVGGLPSMSLFSVSYAVMTILNYFASDIAGAFGRGELLLDQLEINYLNITKNPNCLTCGSV, from the coding sequence ATGATAGATCCTAATTACATTTATTCTATTAACCAATCTGTTGACGTTTATAGAATAGGTGATGATATTTTAGAATTTTATTTTATTAATTCAAGAAGAAGGGTAACTTTAAAAGTTACCCTTTCAGTTATTGATATTATCAGCACTTTAAATGAGAAAGATACAATATTAGAAATCTGTCGAAAAAATTCTGTTGAATTTTCTACAGACGTGGAGGTTTTTTTAAATTACCTATTGGAGGAGAATATCATTTATTGTGTAACAAGAAGAGAAAAAGAAAAAAGTATTTTGTCAGATTCTGATATCAAGAGGTATGATAGACAGTTGAATTATTTCGATTCTGTTTTTCAAAAACCATCCTATGAAATTCAGAAAAGATTACAGAATGAAGTAGTACTTATACTAGGAGCAGGATCAATGGGATCAGGGATAGCTATACAATTGATAATGTCAGGTATCAGAAAGTTAATTTTGGTTGATAAAGACGAAGTTACTTTTGATTCCTTACAAAGGCACTTTTCATTTAAAATTTCAGATGTAGGACGTTCAAAAGTAGATGCATTAAAAGATTATTTAAAAAGTATCGATAATAACTTAGTTTGTGAAACTTATCAGGAATTGGTAGATTATGATACATCTCTGGATAAATGGCTTGATAAGTCAAGTTTTGTTATCAATACCTTGGATGAACCTTATATTGGTATTACAAGTCTGAAAGTGGGAAGAGTTTGTTATGAAAAAAAAATTCCAATGTTTGTTGCTGGTGGATTTGATGCTCATCTTATGAGTACAGGAGAATTGGTCATTCCTGATAAAACGCCATGTGTTGACTGTTATACTTCCTATTTTTCAGAAACCCTAAAGGATTGGAAGCCTCAATACAACATATCTGCTATACCTGATACAGAAATACTTAAAAATAGATTTGAAGTTGGAGGACTACCTTCAATGTCTCTATTTTCTGTAAGCTATGCGGTTATGACGATTTTGAATTATTTTGCAAGTGATATTGCAGGTGCTTTTGGAAGAGGTGAGCTACTTCTTGACCAGTTGGAAATTAACTATTTAAATATTACAAAAAACCCTAATTGTTTAACTTGTGGATCAGTTTAG
- a CDS encoding helix-turn-helix domain-containing protein, translating into MKEGEFLKEETLKKLGKRLKELRIAKGYSSYEYFAYDHNISRAQYGRYEKGEDLRFSTLVKVISAFGLTMKEFFAEGFEEE; encoded by the coding sequence ATGAAAGAAGGTGAATTTTTGAAAGAGGAAACGCTAAAAAAACTAGGTAAGAGGTTGAAAGAACTACGAATAGCAAAAGGATATTCAAGTTATGAATATTTTGCTTACGATCATAATATCTCTAGAGCCCAATACGGTAGATATGAAAAAGGTGAAGACTTACGTTTCAGCACCCTAGTTAAAGTCATTAGTGCATTTGGCTTGACAATGAAAGAATTCTTCGCTGAAGGATTTGAAGAGGAATAA
- a CDS encoding TnsA endonuclease N-terminal domain-containing protein, with amino-acid sequence MRKIGLTYRSLSGIFFSTKNNRGVQFESSLERDFLYMLEMDQSVVSFLEQPFTLKYRDARNKVRRYTPDFLYHIKCLKSSKSFVIEIKYQEDLEKNFDIYVSKFEAAKAFCEENNYEFKILNEKDIRNDYLLNCKFLHGYKYNKVDPKEPFIELLLVNINQLGVTTPRKLIEFSCQNIDKQMELIYYIWYMISTHKIQCLWSVSITMDSNIWATDCIT; translated from the coding sequence ATGAGAAAAATTGGATTAACATACCGGTCGTTATCTGGCATTTTCTTCAGTACCAAAAATAACAGGGGGGTTCAATTCGAATCTTCTTTGGAAAGAGATTTTCTTTATATGTTAGAAATGGATCAAAGTGTTGTAAGCTTTTTAGAACAACCATTTACACTAAAATATAGAGATGCCAGAAACAAAGTTAGAAGATATACACCCGACTTTTTATATCATATTAAATGTTTAAAAAGTTCAAAATCTTTTGTGATTGAAATAAAATATCAGGAAGACTTAGAAAAAAACTTTGACATTTATGTTTCAAAATTTGAAGCAGCAAAAGCATTTTGCGAGGAAAATAATTATGAATTTAAAATATTAAATGAGAAAGATATTCGAAATGATTATCTCTTAAATTGTAAATTTTTGCATGGTTACAAATATAACAAAGTTGATCCTAAAGAACCTTTCATAGAACTATTATTAGTTAATATAAACCAATTAGGTGTTACAACACCTAGAAAACTAATTGAATTTTCATGTCAGAATATTGACAAACAAATGGAGCTTATTTACTATATCTGGTACATGATTTCTACACATAAAATACAATGCCTTTGGAGTGTATCTATTACAATGGATTCGAATATATGGGCAACGGATTGTATTACATAG